A window from Candidatus Dadabacteria bacterium encodes these proteins:
- a CDS encoding bifunctional (p)ppGpp synthetase/guanosine-3',5'-bis(diphosphate) 3'-pyrophosphohydrolase, protein MIRLNDIIDKVASYSDIENEDLDSIKKAYVYSAKVHSGQKRVSGEPYLSHPLEVSSVLADLKLDVPSIVTGLLHDTIEDTLATREEIEQIFGSEIAFLVDATTKISRLPHVSDVEKQAESFRKLILATAEDIRVVLIKLADRLHNMRTLQYLPEDKRKRIAVETMEIYAPLAHRLGMNWMSVELEDLAFKFSEPGEYERISQTVSAKKKDWEKYTTEIVSLINAKMKEFGIQGDVSWRFKHLYGIYSKMKKGNISLRNIYDILGFRIVTASENECYQVLGAVHSLWKPIPGRIKDYIALPKANNYQSIHTAVIGPFGEQMEIQIRTEQMHRIAEYGVAAHWRYKEGNSLENGNDKIYSNLRHLVELKDIQDSTEYIEAIKGELILDVVYVYTPNADLKEFPVGATPVDFAYSIHTDIGNHCSQAFVNHKLVPLDYELKTGDMVEVVTSKNRVPNRQWLDFVVTSKAKNRIRSWLRQEENRKAEQIGEAITHRKLAAKGFNLRHLREKKKFEESLAKLQFSEVKDFYRAVGFGNAAVNDLLKAMHPRKFAEGAEKSKRIKNIMNRISKDEYKDAVLVKRYDNILIKFGKCCNPVPGEQIIGFITRGRGITVHVYNCPKLLEVAPERRIEVAWNEEYSGRIPIGLLVRCENRKGILSELTTTVSGLNVDIVRADVSEDKIGQGDARFEVAVENITQLEKLIESLKNLGGVISVERLAETSHSRPDDLN, encoded by the coding sequence GTGATCAGGCTAAACGACATCATCGACAAGGTTGCTTCCTACTCGGATATAGAGAACGAAGATCTTGACTCCATAAAGAAAGCTTACGTGTACTCGGCCAAGGTCCACTCCGGCCAGAAAAGAGTTTCGGGAGAACCGTACCTGAGTCATCCTCTTGAGGTTTCCTCTGTACTCGCAGACTTGAAGCTTGACGTTCCCTCCATAGTTACCGGACTGCTTCATGACACAATAGAGGACACCCTTGCGACCCGCGAGGAAATCGAACAGATTTTTGGAAGCGAGATAGCTTTTCTCGTTGATGCCACTACGAAAATAAGTCGCCTTCCCCATGTTTCCGATGTGGAAAAGCAGGCAGAAAGTTTCCGCAAACTGATACTTGCAACGGCCGAAGACATAAGGGTTGTATTGATAAAACTCGCCGACAGGCTCCACAATATGAGGACTCTTCAGTATCTGCCTGAGGACAAGCGGAAAAGGATCGCCGTTGAGACGATGGAAATTTACGCGCCGCTTGCCCACCGTCTCGGGATGAACTGGATGTCGGTTGAGCTAGAGGACTTGGCGTTTAAGTTCTCTGAGCCGGGTGAATACGAGCGTATTAGCCAAACCGTGTCCGCAAAGAAAAAAGATTGGGAAAAGTACACTACTGAAATCGTTTCGCTTATTAACGCCAAGATGAAGGAATTCGGAATTCAGGGGGATGTATCGTGGAGATTCAAGCATTTATACGGCATCTACAGCAAGATGAAAAAGGGCAATATAAGCCTGCGCAATATTTACGATATACTGGGTTTTCGGATCGTTACTGCGAGTGAAAACGAATGCTATCAGGTCCTGGGAGCGGTGCATTCCCTGTGGAAACCGATTCCGGGAAGAATAAAAGACTACATAGCCCTTCCCAAGGCCAACAATTACCAGTCCATTCATACTGCCGTAATAGGGCCCTTCGGGGAACAGATGGAGATCCAGATACGAACTGAGCAGATGCACCGAATTGCGGAATACGGTGTTGCCGCTCACTGGAGGTACAAGGAGGGAAATTCGCTTGAGAACGGAAACGACAAGATTTACTCAAACCTCCGTCATCTGGTCGAGTTGAAGGATATACAAGACTCAACGGAGTACATAGAAGCCATAAAAGGAGAGCTCATACTGGATGTTGTGTATGTCTACACTCCTAATGCGGATCTCAAGGAGTTTCCCGTGGGTGCGACTCCGGTTGACTTTGCATATTCAATTCACACCGACATAGGCAATCACTGCTCCCAGGCTTTTGTTAACCATAAGCTTGTGCCCCTTGATTACGAGCTCAAAACGGGAGACATGGTTGAAGTTGTAACTTCCAAGAACAGAGTCCCCAACAGGCAGTGGCTTGATTTCGTTGTCACCTCAAAGGCTAAAAACAGGATAAGAAGCTGGCTGAGACAGGAGGAAAACCGCAAGGCCGAGCAGATTGGAGAGGCAATAACTCACAGAAAGCTTGCGGCGAAAGGATTTAACCTGCGCCACTTGCGAGAGAAGAAAAAGTTTGAGGAATCTCTGGCGAAGCTTCAATTCTCGGAAGTAAAGGACTTTTACAGAGCGGTCGGGTTCGGCAATGCCGCGGTAAACGATCTTCTAAAGGCTATGCATCCCAGGAAGTTCGCCGAAGGTGCTGAAAAAAGCAAAAGAATAAAAAATATAATGAACAGGATTTCCAAGGATGAGTACAAAGACGCTGTACTCGTCAAAAGATATGACAATATACTTATAAAGTTCGGCAAGTGCTGTAACCCGGTTCCCGGGGAGCAGATTATAGGTTTTATAACCAGAGGCAGAGGTATAACCGTTCATGTATACAATTGCCCTAAACTGCTTGAAGTCGCGCCTGAGAGGAGAATAGAGGTCGCCTGGAACGAAGAGTATTCGGGGCGGATACCGATCGGCCTTTTGGTGAGGTGTGAGAACAGAAAAGGGATTCTCTCAGAACTCACGACTACGGTTTCGGGTCTGAATGTTGATATTGTCAGGGCCGATGTAAGCGAAGATAAGATTGGACAGGGAGATGCGAGGTTTGAGGTGGCGGTGGAAAACATCACCCAACTTGAAAAACTTATTGAATCGCTCAAGAATCTTGGGGGAGTGATCTCGGTTGAGAGATTAGCAGAGACCTCGCACTCACGACCGGATGACCTGAACTAA
- a CDS encoding amino acid ABC transporter substrate-binding protein — protein MEEDFFWSRVSFSMVRQFPHCVVFCLEVARIISFQNTVRTIAKGMKSGVRGGFCLCVVLCVWAAGTAIARTEVPTWHLREACVEDGRRLEYGFFADFRPVSYSENLDPDSSGFNSHLGYEADLLTALETMEGAGLIFNRSAIGKWPGIWLLPATPRYDLVGGGITILESRTRDATGTTKVTFTSGHIIFRQSLLVRAEDARRYGSYDDLDDARVAVLGGSTGEHRLLQLTGVVDAEGNLAAGTMIHLGDGTRLTADGSADYRITAAASTGNLSGRTRIEGTRGTVREVLIMSTDQEQLDALDNGVVDAVARGEVGNHEASRSSNSRFVVTALDPEVEYGGFAFDKDDRALADCIDARINYLTDNRRIGFAEWVEDPEVFLKRARYWNASAEDDSDGCSIAATSSTHQSTLLNLLLAASILFSVVFLRERIWR, from the coding sequence GTGGAAGAGGATTTTTTCTGGAGTCGAGTGAGTTTTTCGATGGTTAGACAGTTTCCTCATTGCGTGGTTTTTTGCTTGGAGGTTGCGCGAATCATCTCATTTCAGAACACCGTACGCACAATTGCTAAGGGGATGAAATCCGGGGTTCGGGGCGGCTTCTGCCTTTGCGTTGTTCTGTGCGTCTGGGCGGCGGGCACCGCAATTGCACGAACGGAGGTCCCTACTTGGCACTTGCGTGAAGCCTGTGTCGAGGACGGTCGACGCTTGGAGTACGGGTTTTTCGCCGACTTCCGACCCGTGAGCTACAGCGAGAACCTGGACCCGGACAGCTCCGGGTTCAACAGTCATCTCGGCTACGAAGCCGACCTCTTGACCGCACTGGAGACGATGGAGGGCGCGGGGCTTATATTCAACCGCAGCGCCATCGGGAAATGGCCGGGCATTTGGTTGTTGCCCGCTACCCCTCGTTATGACTTGGTGGGCGGGGGCATCACCATACTTGAGTCGCGCACCCGCGACGCAACGGGAACGACGAAGGTCACGTTCACTTCCGGCCACATCATCTTCCGCCAGTCACTCTTGGTGCGCGCGGAGGATGCCCGGCGCTATGGCTCGTATGACGATCTGGATGATGCGCGGGTCGCCGTGTTAGGCGGCTCGACCGGCGAGCATCGGTTACTGCAGTTAACCGGGGTGGTGGATGCCGAAGGCAACCTGGCTGCCGGCACGATGATCCACTTGGGCGACGGCACGAGACTCACTGCCGACGGCAGCGCTGACTACAGGATCACCGCTGCCGCCTCAACCGGGAACCTGTCAGGCCGTACGCGCATCGAGGGGACTCGGGGAACCGTCAGGGAAGTGCTAATCATGTCGACAGATCAGGAACAGCTTGATGCCTTGGACAATGGGGTGGTGGATGCAGTGGCCCGTGGTGAGGTGGGCAACCACGAGGCCTCCCGAAGCTCCAACTCCCGTTTTGTGGTGACGGCCCTCGACCCGGAGGTGGAGTACGGCGGTTTTGCCTTTGACAAGGACGACCGGGCCCTTGCCGACTGTATTGATGCCCGAATCAACTACCTGACCGACAACCGGCGCATCGGCTTTGCGGAGTGGGTGGAGGATCCTGAAGTTTTCCTTAAACGCGCCCGTTACTGGAACGCCTCGGCGGAAGACGATAGTGACGGGTGCTCCATCGCCGCAACCAGCAGTACGCATCAGAGCACTTTGCTTAACCTGCTTCTTGCAGCGTCCATTTTGTTCTCGGTGGTTTTCTTGAGAGAACGCATCTGGCGCTAG
- a CDS encoding dihydroorotase yields the protein MGVLIKNGRVIDPSQSLDMVSDIYVQGDRVKEISRRIDTPRKSDTVIDASGQIVSPGFVDIHVHLREPGYEHKETIKTGCLAAAAGGFTSIVCMPNTNPINDNASVTEYILLKARTEGIVNVFPIGAITKGEKGEELADIGEMCEAGCVGISDDGMPVTDSGLMRKAMEYVKPFGIPVITHAEDTGLSAGGVMNESFVSTELGLRGIPSASEEVGVVRDIILCELTGTPLHICHVSTKGSVRLVREAKKRGAKVTAEATPHHFTLTDKEVYGYNTNAKMNPPLRTQEDVEAIIEGIADGTIDVIATDHAPHSQDEKNVEFDLAPFGIVGLETALSLSLELVEKGVISLDEMIKKLTVVPSEIVGIERGTLVPGSIADLVVFDPGMSRTINPEEFFSKSSNTPFSGWELKGVVSNTIVSGKIVFSHN from the coding sequence ATGGGAGTGCTCATTAAAAACGGGCGCGTTATTGATCCTTCGCAGTCCCTTGACATGGTTTCGGACATATATGTTCAGGGGGACAGGGTAAAGGAAATATCAAGGCGGATAGACACCCCCCGCAAGTCGGACACCGTAATAGATGCCAGCGGACAGATCGTGTCTCCCGGGTTCGTGGATATTCACGTGCATCTGAGAGAACCGGGCTATGAGCACAAGGAAACGATAAAGACGGGCTGCCTCGCCGCCGCCGCGGGCGGTTTTACCTCCATAGTGTGCATGCCCAACACAAATCCCATAAATGATAATGCCTCGGTGACCGAGTACATACTCTTAAAAGCGAGAACCGAAGGCATAGTCAACGTGTTTCCCATAGGTGCGATAACCAAGGGAGAGAAGGGAGAAGAACTTGCCGACATAGGCGAGATGTGTGAAGCCGGATGCGTGGGGATTTCCGACGATGGCATGCCTGTTACGGACTCAGGACTTATGCGCAAGGCCATGGAATACGTAAAGCCCTTCGGGATTCCGGTTATCACGCACGCAGAAGACACCGGACTTTCGGCGGGTGGCGTTATGAACGAGAGTTTTGTTTCAACCGAGCTTGGTCTTCGGGGTATCCCCAGCGCTTCTGAGGAGGTTGGGGTGGTCAGGGACATAATTCTCTGCGAACTCACCGGCACTCCTCTTCATATCTGCCATGTCTCCACCAAGGGTTCAGTAAGACTCGTTCGAGAAGCCAAGAAAAGAGGCGCGAAGGTCACAGCGGAGGCGACTCCTCACCACTTCACTCTTACGGACAAGGAGGTGTACGGTTATAACACCAACGCCAAGATGAATCCGCCCCTTAGGACCCAAGAAGATGTGGAGGCCATTATCGAGGGTATTGCCGATGGAACCATTGACGTGATAGCCACTGATCACGCTCCTCACAGCCAGGATGAAAAAAACGTTGAATTCGACCTGGCTCCCTTCGGCATAGTGGGTCTTGAAACCGCCCTCTCGCTTTCACTTGAACTGGTGGAGAAAGGGGTCATTAGCCTTGATGAAATGATAAAAAAACTTACCGTCGTTCCTTCCGAAATAGTGGGTATAGAAAGAGGAACACTTGTTCCCGGCTCAATCGCCGATCTCGTGGTTTTCGATCCCGGTATGAGCCGTACGATAAACCCAGAGGAGTTTTTCTCAAAGAGTAGCAACACTCCGTTTTCCGGCTGGGAACTCAAAGGAGTGGTAAGCAATACGATAGTTTCGGGAAAGATTGTCTTCAGTCACAATTAG
- the lysS gene encoding lysine--tRNA ligase — protein MEDKQLELRKSKLKELRAMGIDPYANGFTPEHTTGELVSSHASKSPEELEEMGGLFSLAGRIVSKRDFGKSAFFHLSDRTGRIQGFIQKNAVDEKTFTVFRKLLDIGDFAGVRGELFKTRTGELTIKVRELYFLTKALRTLPEKWHGLQDVETRYRQRYLDLIANQRTKEIFQRRSKVINLIRRFLDERDFLEVETPVLHPIAGGATAKPFITHHNALDMDLYLRIAPELYLKRLVVGGLDRVYELGRTFRNEGVSTKHNPEFTMIEFYQAYATYEDLMDLIEELVCYVVDNTVGDTLVEYEDKKIDFKRPWKRINIYEALREKLGSSITEDDEFLFEKADSMGISHNGIRGKALTEIFEMLFEDTLVNPTFVYGFPLDVSPLARKNDDDPEVVDRFELYIYGREIANAFSELNDPIDQKQRFTDQVEMKKKGEDEYHEMDNDYVSALEYGMPPTAGAGIGIDRLVMLLTNSSSIREVIFFPHLRP, from the coding sequence ATGGAAGACAAACAGCTTGAACTCAGAAAATCGAAGCTCAAAGAGCTAAGGGCAATGGGTATTGACCCTTACGCAAACGGTTTTACCCCGGAGCATACCACCGGGGAATTGGTCTCTTCGCACGCTTCAAAATCTCCCGAAGAACTTGAGGAAATGGGAGGGCTCTTCAGTCTGGCAGGCAGAATCGTCTCGAAAAGGGACTTCGGAAAAAGTGCTTTTTTCCATCTCTCAGACCGCACGGGGCGGATTCAGGGATTCATACAGAAAAACGCCGTTGACGAAAAAACCTTCACGGTGTTCCGCAAGCTCCTTGACATAGGAGACTTCGCCGGCGTTCGTGGAGAACTTTTTAAAACCAGAACCGGAGAACTTACCATAAAGGTCCGGGAACTTTATTTTCTCACAAAAGCTCTGAGGACTCTCCCTGAGAAGTGGCACGGTCTTCAGGACGTGGAAACACGATACCGTCAACGTTATCTGGATCTTATAGCTAACCAAAGAACCAAAGAAATTTTTCAGAGAAGGTCAAAGGTGATAAATCTCATCAGGAGGTTTCTTGACGAAAGGGATTTTCTGGAGGTGGAAACTCCAGTGCTTCACCCGATCGCCGGAGGCGCGACCGCAAAACCTTTCATTACACATCACAACGCTCTTGACATGGATCTTTATCTGAGAATAGCTCCCGAGCTTTATCTCAAAAGACTTGTCGTCGGAGGACTCGATAGGGTTTATGAACTTGGAAGAACATTCAGAAACGAAGGGGTTTCCACTAAGCATAACCCTGAGTTCACCATGATTGAGTTCTATCAGGCCTACGCGACTTACGAGGATCTCATGGATCTTATAGAGGAGCTTGTCTGCTATGTGGTGGACAACACGGTCGGAGACACCCTGGTTGAGTACGAAGATAAGAAAATAGATTTCAAGAGGCCTTGGAAGAGAATCAACATATATGAGGCGCTGAGGGAGAAGCTCGGTTCCAGTATAACGGAAGATGACGAGTTTCTTTTTGAGAAAGCAGACTCCATGGGTATAAGCCATAACGGAATCAGGGGAAAAGCGCTTACGGAGATTTTCGAGATGCTTTTCGAGGATACGCTTGTTAACCCGACTTTTGTTTACGGTTTCCCTCTTGATGTCTCCCCGCTTGCAAGAAAAAACGATGACGACCCCGAAGTGGTTGACAGGTTCGAGCTTTACATATACGGAAGAGAGATAGCCAACGCTTTCTCCGAACTTAACGATCCTATTGATCAAAAACAGCGCTTCACAGATCAGGTTGAAATGAAGAAAAAGGGCGAGGACGAATATCACGAAATGGATAATGATTACGTCTCGGCCCTTGAGTACGGAATGCCACCCACCGCAGGGGCCGGTATAGGTATTGACCGTCTTGTGATGCTGCTTACAAACTCCTCTTCCATAAGAGAAGTCATTTTCTTTCCCCACCTCAGACCTTAG
- the pyrR gene encoding bifunctional pyr operon transcriptional regulator/uracil phosphoribosyltransferase PyrR — MATKKKIQPIEDRAESFFSGIIDDIPPERLSSLIVIGIKTRGEYLGKRLVERINKRTGKDVAFGTIDITLYRDDFENRKNWPQLRRTSIPDDVQGKNIILVDDVLYTGRTVRAAINSIMDYGRPASVKLAVLVDRGGRELPVQPDYVEISIETLDDEMVNVYLEEVDGREEIEIIRKNVV; from the coding sequence ATGGCGACCAAGAAGAAAATACAACCGATTGAGGACAGGGCCGAGAGCTTTTTCTCCGGGATCATAGACGACATACCACCCGAGAGACTAAGCAGCCTTATTGTCATAGGGATAAAGACAAGGGGGGAATATCTGGGCAAGAGGCTCGTTGAGCGTATAAACAAGCGGACTGGAAAGGATGTTGCCTTTGGAACGATCGATATTACTCTCTACAGGGATGATTTCGAGAACAGAAAAAACTGGCCACAGCTGCGCAGAACTAGCATTCCCGACGACGTACAGGGGAAAAACATAATACTTGTTGACGATGTCCTTTACACTGGCCGTACTGTGCGGGCCGCTATCAATTCGATCATGGATTACGGAAGACCGGCCTCGGTCAAGCTCGCTGTGCTCGTGGACAGGGGAGGAAGGGAGCTCCCCGTGCAGCCCGACTATGTGGAAATCAGCATTGAAACGTTAGATGATGAGATGGTCAACGTTTATTTGGAAGAGGTGGATGGAAGAGAGGAAATTGAGATAATCCGAAAAAATGTCGTTTAG
- a CDS encoding aspartate carbamoyltransferase catalytic subunit — MSFRKKHILGLGELSAEEIKIILDTAESMKEITTRDVKKVPTLKGRTVVNLFFEPSTRTRSSFEIAEKRLSADVLNFSASQSSVVKGESLVDTARNFEAMGASIMVIRHGMSGAPFVLAREINASVINAGDGSHEHPSQALIDIFTIREKKGGIEGLNVLIVGDILNSRVARSNIFGLRKLGANVRIVGPATIVPEYFSEMGAEIFYSLEHAIEDVDVVIMLRVQSERKTLEYFPSLREYSGLYGLTREKLRLAKKDVIVMHPGPINRGVELTSEIADDPDAVILEQVANGIAVRMAMIYLVGLGESL, encoded by the coding sequence ATGTCGTTTAGAAAAAAGCACATACTGGGTCTTGGAGAACTCTCGGCCGAGGAAATTAAAATCATTCTCGACACCGCGGAGTCAATGAAGGAAATCACCACCCGGGACGTAAAGAAAGTTCCGACTCTTAAGGGAAGAACAGTTGTAAATCTCTTTTTCGAACCCAGTACCAGAACCCGCTCGTCGTTTGAAATCGCCGAGAAAAGACTTAGTGCTGATGTTCTGAATTTTTCCGCTTCGCAAAGCAGCGTGGTAAAAGGTGAGAGCCTTGTGGATACGGCCAGGAATTTTGAGGCCATGGGCGCAAGCATAATGGTCATAAGGCATGGAATGTCAGGTGCGCCTTTTGTCCTGGCCCGCGAGATAAACGCCTCGGTAATAAACGCCGGAGATGGCTCCCACGAACATCCTAGTCAAGCTCTTATCGACATTTTCACTATAAGAGAGAAAAAAGGAGGAATCGAGGGTCTCAATGTCCTTATTGTCGGGGACATTCTCAACAGCAGGGTTGCCAGATCCAACATCTTCGGCCTCAGGAAACTAGGGGCGAATGTGAGAATAGTCGGGCCGGCGACCATAGTTCCCGAATACTTCAGCGAGATGGGAGCGGAGATCTTTTATTCGCTTGAACACGCCATTGAAGACGTGGATGTGGTGATAATGCTGCGGGTTCAGAGCGAGCGAAAGACCCTTGAATACTTCCCCTCACTTAGGGAATACTCCGGGCTTTACGGACTTACCAGAGAAAAACTCAGACTTGCGAAAAAAGATGTGATAGTGATGCATCCGGGTCCGATCAACCGGGGAGTTGAGCTTACTTCGGAAATAGCGGATGACCCGGACGCCGTTATACTTGAACAGGTGGCAAACGGAATTGCCGTTAGAATGGCCATGATATATCTTGTTGGCTTGGGAGAGAGTTTATAG
- a CDS encoding ABC transporter permease codes for MSYESLISLRYLKSGTGRGFLSVIGFISILGVFLGVASLDVVLSVMKGFEDELRDKIIGASSHVVVMSYDGNFGDFAEVEKKLAQLPGVTSTSPFIYNHGMLVTEYAVSGSVIRGMDPNNSASVAAVAGAVGKGSLAELSEDSDELFEEGARIVSGLLSETASGHPPIIIGRELSNLIGAAIGDTVNLVSPYGKIGPFGPTAKIKKFGVIGIFDYGMIEYDSSTAYVSLDDAMDFFETQSKVTGIEVRVDDIYKARETGDGITEALGFPFYAKNWEDSNRSLFRALRLERMAIGIFLGFIVLVAALNIVSTLTMLVMEKKRDIAVLISMGARKSGIRKIFVYDGMIIGTAGTLLGTLFGYLICRFLETSNFIKEMIPFDDNVYPISEFPVKIEPVYFLVVAASSLLICFLATLYPSYRASRENPVESLRYE; via the coding sequence ATGAGTTACGAATCACTAATTTCTTTGAGGTACCTGAAATCAGGAACGGGGAGGGGGTTTCTTTCCGTAATCGGTTTTATCTCCATTCTGGGTGTTTTTCTGGGAGTGGCGTCGCTTGACGTGGTACTTTCAGTCATGAAGGGGTTTGAGGATGAACTCAGGGACAAGATAATCGGCGCGAGCTCCCACGTGGTTGTAATGAGTTATGACGGGAATTTCGGGGATTTTGCGGAGGTGGAGAAAAAACTCGCACAGCTTCCGGGAGTAACCTCAACAAGTCCTTTTATTTACAACCACGGCATGCTTGTCACGGAATACGCTGTTTCCGGCTCCGTCATAAGGGGGATGGATCCGAACAATTCCGCTTCGGTCGCCGCCGTGGCCGGAGCTGTCGGGAAGGGCAGTCTGGCGGAGCTAAGCGAGGACAGTGACGAACTTTTTGAGGAAGGCGCCCGGATTGTTTCGGGGCTTCTGAGCGAAACGGCTTCCGGCCATCCTCCAATTATTATAGGTAGGGAACTTTCAAATCTGATCGGCGCGGCAATCGGGGATACCGTCAATCTAGTTTCGCCTTACGGAAAAATCGGTCCTTTCGGTCCGACGGCCAAAATAAAAAAATTCGGCGTAATCGGCATTTTTGATTACGGCATGATTGAATACGACTCATCCACTGCTTACGTGTCGCTTGACGATGCCATGGATTTCTTTGAAACCCAGAGCAAGGTAACTGGCATAGAAGTCAGGGTGGATGACATATACAAGGCGCGCGAAACGGGAGACGGAATAACCGAAGCTCTCGGCTTCCCTTTTTACGCGAAAAACTGGGAGGACTCTAACAGAAGCCTTTTCAGGGCGCTTCGCCTTGAGAGAATGGCGATAGGAATATTTCTCGGGTTTATAGTTCTTGTCGCCGCCTTGAATATAGTCAGCACGCTTACCATGCTTGTTATGGAGAAGAAAAGGGATATAGCCGTTCTCATATCCATGGGGGCTCGCAAAAGCGGCATCAGAAAAATATTCGTTTACGACGGGATGATAATAGGAACTGCGGGAACCCTTCTCGGCACCCTTTTCGGATACCTGATCTGCCGCTTTCTTGAGACCAGCAACTTCATAAAGGAAATGATTCCTTTTGATGATAACGTGTACCCTATTTCCGAATTTCCTGTTAAGATAGAGCCGGTTTATTTTCTCGTCGTGGCGGCATCAAGCCTGCTTATATGCTTTCTTGCGACTCTATATCCGTCTTACAGAGCTTCGAGAGAAAACCCGGTGGAGTCATTGAGATATGAGTGA
- a CDS encoding guanylate kinase, protein MSGKLFVISGPSGSGKTTLVTRVLSNVENLRFSISYTTRPMRAGEVRGEHYEFVPREEFQGMIERDFFAEWAEVHGNFYGTPRADIQKWIETGVDVILDIDVQGAKRLRGVFDDAVFIFVVPPSIEILEQRLRDRKSEEDGDISIRLGIVKEEVACSKCYDYIIINDEVDIAAGRIEAVILSQRKGNGEDSRQRMLAATRDARTENVYGPSFLRKFGLK, encoded by the coding sequence ATGAGCGGGAAGTTGTTTGTGATCTCCGGTCCGTCGGGAAGCGGAAAAACAACACTTGTCACCCGTGTTCTGTCAAACGTGGAAAACCTCCGTTTCTCCATTTCCTACACAACAAGACCGATGCGTGCGGGAGAAGTCCGCGGAGAGCACTACGAGTTTGTTCCCAGAGAAGAATTCCAAGGCATGATCGAGCGGGATTTTTTTGCAGAGTGGGCGGAGGTGCACGGAAACTTTTACGGTACTCCGAGGGCCGATATCCAGAAATGGATCGAAACGGGTGTTGACGTTATTCTGGACATAGATGTCCAGGGAGCGAAAAGGTTAAGAGGGGTGTTTGACGATGCGGTTTTTATATTTGTCGTTCCTCCGTCTATCGAGATTCTCGAGCAGAGGCTCAGGGACAGGAAATCGGAAGAAGACGGAGACATCTCAATCCGTCTCGGGATCGTCAAGGAAGAGGTGGCCTGCTCTAAGTGCTATGATTATATTATAATTAATGATGAGGTGGATATTGCGGCTGGGAGAATCGAGGCCGTTATCCTTTCGCAAAGAAAGGGCAATGGAGAAGATTCCCGTCAGCGGATGCTTGCAGCCACCCGGGACGCGAGGACGGAGAATGTATACGGCCCTTCTTTTCTCAGAAAATTCGGGCTCAAGTGA
- the lepB gene encoding signal peptidase I, with product MIVTWIRKKLAIRSSRRLVRAVRAIIRKKRSFLAPREADQAEVRIAACEEAIERGSLHEIRTSRKALRIFFDDNLRSYGKSAVRQNVEAIVIAVALALAIRAFVFQPFKIPSGSMLPTLLVGDHILINKFVYGTRIPLTDKIFFPFSKIDRGDVVVFKLGEHNDTKGVPMPGKGAFYIKRTVGIAGDEIDIRGRDVLINGREVTQVYAGDYEYPDQKFFSVADRYKQALSGKDFSVIYKKGNSSTTSGKLSFPLVVPKGRIFVMGDNRDNSYDSRFWGFVPVENVYGRAFMIHWSWNLSNPGLANKVRWKRIFSGVE from the coding sequence ATGATCGTAACCTGGATTAGAAAAAAGCTTGCCATAAGAAGTTCAAGGAGGCTCGTGCGTGCCGTAAGGGCCATCATACGGAAAAAAAGGAGTTTCCTTGCTCCTAGGGAAGCCGATCAGGCCGAGGTAAGGATAGCTGCGTGTGAAGAGGCGATCGAGCGAGGCTCCCTGCACGAAATAAGAACGTCGAGAAAAGCTCTTAGGATCTTTTTCGATGACAACCTGAGGTCCTACGGCAAATCTGCCGTGCGGCAGAACGTAGAAGCCATAGTGATAGCCGTGGCGCTTGCTCTGGCTATAAGAGCCTTCGTGTTTCAACCTTTTAAGATTCCCTCGGGTTCAATGCTTCCGACGCTTCTTGTGGGCGACCATATACTCATAAATAAATTCGTTTACGGAACCAGAATTCCTCTCACCGACAAGATATTTTTTCCCTTCTCCAAGATTGACCGCGGCGACGTCGTGGTTTTCAAACTGGGTGAACATAATGATACAAAGGGTGTTCCTATGCCCGGCAAGGGAGCTTTCTACATAAAAAGAACCGTGGGCATCGCCGGGGACGAGATAGACATACGGGGCAGAGACGTCCTGATAAACGGCAGGGAAGTGACGCAGGTCTACGCGGGGGATTACGAGTATCCGGACCAGAAGTTTTTTTCCGTTGCGGACAGATACAAGCAGGCGCTTTCCGGAAAAGACTTCAGCGTTATATATAAGAAGGGAAACAGTTCCACTACGAGCGGAAAGCTGAGCTTTCCCCTTGTTGTTCCCAAGGGCAGGATCTTCGTCATGGGTGATAACAGGGATAACAGCTACGACAGCAGGTTCTGGGGGTTCGTGCCGGTGGAAAATGTTTACGGCAGAGCGTTTATGATTCACTGGTCGTGGAATCTGTCTAACCCGGGTCTTGCAAACAAGGTAAGGTGGAAGAGGATTTTTTCTGGAGTCGAGTGA